A genomic stretch from Pomacea canaliculata isolate SZHN2017 linkage group LG2, ASM307304v1, whole genome shotgun sequence includes:
- the LOC112556718 gene encoding caspase-2-like, whose amino-acid sequence MNNCCAFFINHNTSKRQKQRMEKAHKDMLIEHRTKLVKTIDIANGLFSELIQRKVLTPRMVREIKVNKDIDSQIEDLLDLLPSCGPEAYDQFCAALVASDQKYIVDFFLDMSPSKPTSEKAPSPCTVASIKSDSSTLSAIHK is encoded by the exons atgaacaattgTTGTGCTTTTTTCATAAACCATAACACATCCAAACGTCAGAAGCAGAGAATGGAAAAGGCTCATAAAGATATGCTCATCGAACACCGTACAAAACTGGTAAAAACCATCGACATCGCTAATGGCCTGTTCAGTGAGCTTATTCAGCGTAAAGTGCTCACACCAAGAATGGTCCGGGAGATCAAA GTCAACAAAGACATCGACTCACAAATAGAGGATCTGCTGGACTTACTTCCAAGTTGTGGCCCTGAAGCTTATGACCAGTTCTGTGCAGCACTGGTAGCATCAGACCAGAAGTAcatagtggatttttttctcgaCATGAGTCCTTCTAAACCAACATCAGAAAAGGCTCCATCACCATGTACAGTAGCTTCAATAAAATCAGATTCTTCGACCTTGAGTGCAATccacaaataa